The genomic window CCACTCCCAGGTCGAAGGGACGCTGCGCCTCCTCAGCGGCGAGCCTGCGTGCCTCCTCTTCCCTCTGGGCTTCGGGGAGGGCGGAGAGATCCACGAGCGGCAACGTCCACGTCGCGGGCGAGTGGATGCGCTGCGCGGGTTGCCCCTGCTGCTGGAAGAGCGTGGTGCGTAGCGTCTCATGCCGGGCGACCAATGCCTCGAAGGCGCGCCGCAGGGCCGCACCGTCGAGTGCACCCTTCAGGCGCAAGGCCGTGGGGATGTTGTACGCGGCGCTGCCCGGCCGGAGTTGATCCAACAGCCACAGGCGCTGCTGCGCGAAGGACAACGGCGCGGTGGTGGCATGCAGGGGGGGAATGCGAATCGGTGTCGAAGAGGGGGCGGCTGGAATCGAGTCGATTCGCTCGGCGAGCGCGGCGACTGTCGGGGCCTCGAACAGCGCACGCACGGGGAACTCGTGCCGGAGCGTGGCCCGCACGCGAGAGACGAGCTGGGTGGCGAGAAGGGAGTGGCCGCCGAGCGCGAAGAAGTCGTCGTGGATGCCGACGCGCTCCACGCGGAGCACCTGGGCGAAGACCTCCGCGAGCTTCTGCTCGGTGGGGTTGCGAGGCGCGATGAAGTCCGCGCGGGGCGAGGCGTCGGGAGTGGGGAGGGCCTTCCGGTCCACCTTGCCGTTGGCGTTGAGCGGAAGGGACTCCATCCCCACGTAGGCCGCGGGCACCATGTACTCGGGCAGTCGCTCCTTGAGGAACGCGCGCAGCACGGAGGTGTCCAAGACGTGACCGGAGGTGGGCACGACGTAGGCGACGAGCCGCTTGTCACCAGGCGAGTCCTCCCGAGCGAGGACGACCGCCTCGTGCACCTGGGGATGGTTGAGGAGGGAGGCTTCGATTTCACCGAGCTCGATGCGGAAGCCGCGGATCTTCACCTGGAAGTCGAGGCGCTGGAGGTAGTCGAGCTGGCCGTCGGCGCGCCAGCGGACGACGTCGCCGGTGCGGTAGAGGCGGGCGCCGGGCGTGGAGGAGAAGGGGTGTGGGAGGAAGCGCTCCGCGGTGAGGGCGGGCTGCCCCAGGTAGCCCCAAGCGAGGCCTTCGCTGGCGAGGAAGAGCTCTCCAGGGACACCGACAGGCACGGGGCGCAGCCGTGCGTCGAGCACGTAGGTGCGGGTGTTGGAGATGGGGCGGCCAATGGGCGGACGTGCGCCGTCGTCGCGAGAAGCGGAGACGGGGGTGAAGGTCGCGACGACGGTGCTCTCGGTGGGGCCGTAGTGGTTGAAGAGTGAGGCGGGCACGGAGGGCGGCGGGCCGTGGTGGAGGGCGTCGCCGCCCGTCAGCAGGGCGCGCAGGGCGATGGGCCTGGGCCACTCCTCGCGAAGGACCGCCTCGGCGAGTGGCGTGGGCATGAAGCAGGTGGTGATGGATTCGGTGGCGAGCCAGCTCAGGAGGAGCGCGGGCTCGGCGCGGACGGCATCCGGAGGGACGACGAGGGAGGCGCCAGAGGCGAGGGAGGGCCACACCTCCCAGGTGGATGCGTCGAAGGCGACGCCCGCGGTGAGCGCGGTGGAGTCGTCAGGGGACAGCGCGTAGGTGCGCTGGTGCCAGGAGACGAGGTTCATCAACCCGCGGTGGTGCACGGCGACGCCCTTGGGTCGGCCGGTGCTGCCGGAGGTGTAGATGACGTAGGCCAGGTCGTCCGGACCCACGGGTGTTACGGGGAGGGGCGACGCGTCCGAGGGGAAGTCCGTCTCCAGGGGGAGGACGTGGGCGGAGACGGAGGCGAGCGAGGGAAGCCGGTGGCGGGGAGCGAGGAGGACAGAGGAGGCGCTGTCCTCGAGCATGAAGGCGAGGCGATCTGGGGGAACGCCGGGAGAGACGGGGACGTAGGCGGCACCGGCCTTGAGCACGGCGAGAAGGCCCGCGACCAACTCGGGGGAGCGCTCCGCGAGGACTGCGACGCGGCTACCCCGTGAGACACCCGCCGAGAGCAGGTGGAGGGCGAGCTG from Corallococcus silvisoli includes these protein-coding regions:
- a CDS encoding amino acid adenylation domain-containing protein, giving the protein MAGRTVSYAALDAWAHQLALHLLSAGVSRGSRVAVLAERSPELVAGLLAVLKAGAAYVPVSPGVPPDRLAFMLEDSASSVLLAPRHRLPSLASVSAHVLPLETDFPSDASPLPVTPVGPDDLAYVIYTSGSTGRPKGVAVHHRGLMNLVSWHQRTYALSPDDSTALTAGVAFDASTWEVWPSLASGASLVVPPDAVRAEPALLLSWLATESITTCFMPTPLAEAVLREEWPRPIALRALLTGGDALHHGPPPSVPASLFNHYGPTESTVVATFTPVSASRDDGARPPIGRPISNTRTYVLDARLRPVPVGVPGELFLASEGLAWGYLGQPALTAERFLPHPFSSTPGARLYRTGDVVRWRADGQLDYLQRLDFQVKIRGFRIELGEIEASLLNHPQVHEAVVLAREDSPGDKRLVAYVVPTSGHVLDTSVLRAFLKERLPEYMVPAAYVGMESLPLNANGKVDRKALPTPDASPRADFIAPRNPTEQKLAEVFAQVLRVERVGIHDDFFALGGHSLLATQLVSRVRATLRHEFPVRALFEAPTVAALAERIDSIPAAPSSTPIRIPPLHATTAPLSFAQQRLWLLDQLRPGSAAYNIPTALRLKGALDGAALRRAFEALVARHETLRTTLFQQQGQPAQRIHSPATWTLPLVDLSALPEAQREEEARRLAAEEAQRPFDLGVGPLLRTSLVRLSEAEHVLLVTMHHIVSDGWSMGILVREMVAFYEAFITDRTPALAPLPVQYAGFAVWQQGWLQGETLEAQLGYWKAQLGGAPVALELPTDRPRPPVQSHRGSTVSVHVPLPVSEAIKTLAQREGATPFMALLGAFQLLLSRYSGQDDIRVGSPIAGRTQEETEGLIGFFINTLVLRARVEPRATFKQLLAQVRGTTLSAYEHQHLPFEKLVEALQPVRDLSRSALFQAMFVLQNAPIEALQMPGLSFEQLPLDSHSAKFDLTLTLQDSPQGFRGVLEYATDLFEASTVQRMAGHLGVLLEAIA